The following proteins come from a genomic window of Rutidosis leptorrhynchoides isolate AG116_Rl617_1_P2 chromosome 10, CSIRO_AGI_Rlap_v1, whole genome shotgun sequence:
- the LOC139871234 gene encoding uncharacterized protein, producing the protein MNEIMRRQLAGCDGWRSAVGVLVCLFYWFSFFELRVFLTLRIRIMVTVTLRGVEKGDRFLKDGKSTAFWHDRWLGSFILKEKYPRLFALDTDKSCTVFYRVDLAGSSFSFNGSWLHSPRGRSASDMEELSSLIENFTPPQNTNNVTEDSWLCTLTDSDNSFTKQVSANLDMLRLQPSTVKPPTKCNRSVPLKVELFVWRAKLHRLPVKLELDKRGLDLGSVLCNICQDSSETTEHILATCPQVKAIWLDFYKWWNFSPPAELNVADLFSSSCSSSLSSIGSKIWEATKWVCGYSIWRYRNLKIFQNQIWDIPSILADIQLSSFKWISGRIKKAQIQWSQWLINPNSYCVVTSRVGIG; encoded by the exons ATGAATGAAATCATGAGGAGACAATTGGCTGGGTGTGACGGTTGGAGATCAGCTGTGGGAGTGCTCGTTTGTTTGTTTTATTG GTTTTCCTTTTTTGAGTTACGAGTATTTTTAACTCTTAGAATACGGATAATGGTGACGGTTACGTTACGTGGAGTGGAAAAAGGGGATCG GTTTCTAAAAGATGGAAAAAGCACAGCTTTTTGGCACGACCGTTGGCTTGGGAGCTTCATTCTGAAAGAAAAATACCCCCGATTATTTGCACTTGATACTGATAAAAGTTGCACCGTATTCTATCGGGTGGACTTAGCTGGGTCATCCTTTTCATTCAATGGCAGTTGGCTCCATTCTCCAAGGGGTAGAAGCGCTAGCGATATGGAGGAGCTATCAAGTTTGATCGAGAACTTTACTCCACCTCAGAATACTAATAACGTTACCGAAGACTCGTGGCTTTGCACCCTAACAGATTCGGATAACTCTTTCACCAAACAAGTTTCGGCAAACTTAGACATGCTTCGTCTCCAACCTTCAACTGTAAAACCACCTACAAAATGCAACAGATCTGTCCCATTAAAAGTTGAACTTTTCGTTTGGCGAGCAAAACTTCATCGACTTCCAGTTAAACTCGAACTTGACAAACGTGGTTTAGACCTCGGTTCGGTTCTTTGCAATATCTGCCAAGACTCGTCCGAGACAACCGAACATATTCTTGCCACATGCCCCCAGGTTAAAGCTATATGGTTGGATTTTTACAAATGGTGGAATTTTTCTCCCCCGGCAGAACTAAACGTCGCGGATTTATTTTCAAGTAGCTGCAGCTCCAGTCTCTCATCGATAGGTTCAAAAATATGGGAAGCCACCAAGTGGGTCTGCGGTTATTCTATTTGGAGATATCGCAACCTAAAAATCTTTCAAAACCAAATCTGGGACATACCTTCAATTCTAGCGGATATCCAACTTTCATCCTTTAAATGGATTTCGGGTCGAATAAAGAAAGCTCAAATTCAATGGTCACAATGGCTCATTAACCCGAACTCGTATTGCGTTGTTACATCAAGAGTGGGCATTGGCTAA
- the LOC139871540 gene encoding persulfide dioxygenase ETHE1 homolog, mitochondrial, with amino-acid sequence MLRLRCLLLSTTTSVPFNHQTFYSPIVSCSSLSNSVKSKMETVSYSTKSSSKKLLFRQLFEKESSTYTYLLADANHPDKPALLVDPVDKTVDRDLSLVKDLGLKLVYAINTHVHADHVTGSGLIKTKVPGVKSIISKASKASADILVAAGDKIQFGDLYLEVRATPGHTVGCVTYVTGDGPDQPQPRMAFTGDAVLIRGCGRTDFQGGSSHMLYESVHSQIFTLPMDTFIYPAHDYKGFTVSTVGEEMLYNPRLTKDKETFKSIMENLKLSYPKMIDVAVPANMVCGLQDVESKAA; translated from the exons atgctTCGATTACGATGTTTATTGTTGAGCACTACTACATCAGTTCCTTTTAATCATCAAACATTTTATTCTCCGATCGTATCTTGTTCATCGTTATCAAATTCAGTTAAATCGAAGATGGAAACGGTGTCGTATTCAACTAAATCATCGTCAAAGAAGCTTTTATTTCGTCAGTTATTTGAGAAGGAATCGTCTACTTACACGTATCTTTTAGCTGATGCTAATCATCCCGATAAACCTGCTTTG TTGGTTGACCCTGTAGATAAGACGGTAGATAGGGATCTGTCTCTTGTAAAAGATCTTGGATTGAAACTTGTATATGCTATTAACACTCATGTGCATGCCGATCATGTCACTGGGAGTGGCCTGATCAAG ACAAAAGTTCCTGGTGTTAAATCTATCATTTCTAAAGCAAGTAAAGCATCAGCCGACATTTTAGTTGCAGCTGGTGATAAAATTCAATTTGGTGATCTTTATTTAGAG GTGCGTGCAACTCCAGGGCATACTGTAGGGTGTGTTACATATGTTACTGGAGATGGGCCTGATCAGCCTCAACCAAGAATGGCGTTCACTGGTGATGCTGTGTTAATACGTGGATGTGGGAGGACGGATTTTCAG GGTGGAAGTTCGCATATGCTATATGAATCGGTCCACTCGCAG ATTTTTACACTTCCAATGGACACATTCATTTATCCTGCTCACGATTACAAAGGGTTCACG GTTAGCACTGTGGGAGAGGAGATGCTCTATAACCCTCGCCTCACAAAAGATAAG GAAACGTTCAAAAGCATCATGGAGA ATTTGAAGCTGTCATATCCAAAGATGATTGACGTAGCGGTGCCAGCGAACATGGTGTGTGGCTTGCAAGATGTGGAATCAAAGGCTGCGTGA
- the LOC139873053 gene encoding large ribosomal subunit protein eL20z-like has translation MSESGKDVDQHQYHDHPDQQQPPPPPHQYGTFQGGHSYQPPVMGFPQPTPPPGAPGGPPINAYAHGYHSVPGYAVTERSTVREPRLPCCGIGVGWFLFIIGFFLAAIPWYLGAFILICAQYDPREKPGYVACLIAAILGTVAVIFGVAS, from the exons ATGAGTGAATCAGGTAAAGATGTAGATCAGCATCAGTACCATGATCATCCAGATcagcaacaaccaccaccaccaccgcatcAGTACGGTACTTTTCAAGGCGGTCACAGCTATCAACCGCCGGTGATGGGATTTCCTCAGCCGACTCCACCTCCCGGAGCACCAGGTGGACCTCCGATCAACGCTTATGCTCACGGCTATCACTCCGTTCCAG GCTATGCGGTCACTGAGCGAAGTACTGTTAGAGAACCTCGTCTTCCATGCTGTGGTATTGGGGTTGGATGGTTCTT GTTCATTATCGGTTTCTTCCTTGCTGCAATCCCATGGTATCTTGGAGCATTCATTCTAATATGTGCTCAATATGATCCCCGTGAGAAACCTGGATACGTTGCATGCCTAATCGCT GCTATTCTTGGAACAGTTGCAGTGATTTTTGGTGTTGCAAGTTGA
- the LOC139872200 gene encoding solanesyl diphosphate synthase 2, chloroplastic-like yields the protein MLPATCHNLEFGRTGFVDFSACGCFFNSSFDLFSKRNYARQVIKSVHMGYYGGGRRLICCRRDSNIAKCRVFSTKAPGTLVNGDVPGPPGVLNEKEESTTDLFEVVSDDLLTLNKNLQSIVGAENPVLMSAAEQIFSAGGKRMRPALVFLVSRATLALTGLEELTKEHRRLAEIIEMIHTASLIHDDVLDESDMRRGQETVHQLYGTRVAVLAGDFMFAQSSWYLANLENLEVIKLISQVIKDFASGEIKQASSLFDCDVELDEYLIKSYYKTASLIAASTKGAAIFSGVGNDVSEQMYQYGKNLGLSFQIVDDILDFTQSAEQLGKPAGSDLAKGNLTAPVIFALENKSKLREIIESEFCETGSLDEAIKLVMNSGGIERAQSLAKQKADVAIQCLQCLPHSAFRLALEGMVKFNLERID from the exons ATGTTGCCGGCAACATGCCATAATCTTGAATTTGGTAGAACTGGTTTTGTTGATTTTTCTGCTTGTGGGTGTTTTTTTAATTCTTCATTTGACTTGTTTTCTAAAAGAAATTATGCAAGACAAGTTATTAAGAGTGTTCATATGGGCTACTATGGCGGTGGCCGGAGATTGATATGCTGCCGCCGTGATAGTAATATTGCAAAATGTAGAGTTTTTTCTACTAAAGCTCCTGGAACCTTGGTTAATG GGGATGTGCCAGGGCCTCCAGGAGTACTAAATGAGAAGGAAGAAAGTACAACTGATTTGTTTGAAGTTGTTTCTGATGACCTTTTAACATTGAACAAGAATCTTCAATCT ATTGTTGGTGCGGAAAACCCGGTTTTAATGTCTGCAGCCGAGCAGATATTTAGTGCTGGTGGTAAAAGAATGAGGCCAGCTTTGGTTTTCTTAGTGTCAAGAGCCACTTTAGCACTTACAGGTTTAGA GGAACTCACAAAAGAACATAGGCGTTTGGCAGAGATCATTGAAATGATTCATACTGCAAGCTTAATACATGATGACGTGTTGGATGAAAGTGATATGAGAAGAG GGCAAGAAACCGTCCATCAGTTATACGGTACACGAGTGGCTGTTTTAGCTGGTGATTTTATGTTTGCTCAATCATCATGGTACTTAGCTAATCTTGAAAATCTCGAAGTCATAAAGCTTATCAGCCAG GTTATTAAAGATTTTGCAAGTGGTGAAATCAAACAAGCCTCAAGTTTGTTCGATTGTGATGTTGAACTTGACGAATATTTGATCAAGAGCTACTATAAAACAGCTTCGTTAATCGCTGCTAGCACAAAAGGAGCCGCTATATTTAGCGGTGTAGGAAATGATGTCAGCGAACAGATGTATCAATATGGCAAGAATCTTGGTCTGTCCTTCCAAATTGTAGATGACATTTTGGATTTCACACAGTCAGCAGAGCAATTAGGAAAGCCAGCTGGCAGTGACCTGGCAAAAGGAAACTTAACGGCACCCGTAATATTTGCTCTTGAAAACAAGTCAAAGCTGAGGGAGATTATTGAGTCGGAGTTTTGTGAAACGGGGTCTCTTGATGAAGCTATTAAGTTGGTGATGAATAGCGGTGGGATTGAACGAGCACAGAGTCTAGCTAAACAGAAAGCTGATGTGGCGATTCAGTGTCTTCAATGTCTTCCTCACAGCGCGTTTCGGCTAGCGCTCGAGGGTATGGTCAAGTTTAATCTGGAGCGTATTGATTAA